One region of Rutidosis leptorrhynchoides isolate AG116_Rl617_1_P2 unplaced genomic scaffold, CSIRO_AGI_Rlap_v1 contig189, whole genome shotgun sequence genomic DNA includes:
- the LOC139881734 gene encoding uncharacterized mitochondrial protein AtMg00860-like: protein MLGPHIKGWGPLIGHNMEVSVHDLAQSFAILRKYQIKLNPTKCAFGIRSGKFLGLMVSQRGIEAKPDKIRAVMGMAEPTSIKEVQRLTSRIIALGLFMSRAGDKCLPFFNSLKKAFKWTPECREAFLELKR from the coding sequence ATGCTGGGGCCACATATCAAAGGTTGGGGACCCCTTATCGGCCATAACATGGAAGTGTCCGTGCATGATTTGGCTCAATCATTCGCTATTCTCCGAAAATATCAAATAAAGCTAAACCCGACAAAATGCGCTTTCGGCATAAGGTCCGGAAAATTTCTTGGCCTTATGGTCTCTCAAAGAGGGATTGAAGCCAAACCTGATAAGATTAGGGCCGTAATGGGAATGGCAGAGCCGACCAGCATCAAAGAAGTGCAGAGACTCACCAGCAGGATCATTGCCCTTGGCCTCTTCATGTCCAGGGCCGGAGATAAATGCCTCCCATTCTTCAACTCCCTCAAAAAGGCCTTCAAATGGACTCCTGAATGTCGGGAGGCTTTTTTGGAGTTAAAACGATAA
- the LOC139881735 gene encoding uncharacterized protein, with translation MTPIRSYIIDEVVPDDSVEAQNLVRKVRFASIPRQPAEEIAPIMSPSPFDIWGIDILGPFLPGTGQKKWAVVSIDYFTKWVQQFDCAKFKDFLEKYEIEQRFTSVEHPFANGQVEVTNRSIFDGVKKKLLDLPKKEWFEELSKVLWAYRTTAKIVTSETPFKLAYGTDAVIPIDVPLCSYRIQHYDPTPNKEGILLNLDFIDEVREDAAARIAEQKILTAKFYNK, from the exons ATGACCCCGATTCGCTCCTACATCATCGATGAAGTAGTGCCCGACGACTCTGTCGAAGCACAAAACCTCGTCCGCAAAGTT AGGTTTGCTTCAATCCCTAGGCAACCAGCCGAAGAAATTGCTCCTATTATGTCACCCAGCCCGTTCGATATATGGGGAATCGACATACTTGGTCCTTTCCTTCCCGGCACGGGTCAGAAGAAATGGGCAGTCGTTTctatcgactatttcacaaagtgggtacAG CAATTCGATTGCGCCAAGTTCAAAGATTTTCTTGAGAAGTATGAGATAGAGCAGAGGTTTACTTCTGTTGAACACCCATTTGCCAATGGCCAAGTAGAGGTCACGAATCGATCAATTTTCGATGGAGTTAAGAAGAAGCTCCTCGATTTGCCAAAGAAGGAATGGTTCGAAGAATTGTCGAAGGTCCTTTGGGCCTATCGGACTACTGCCAAGATCGTAACTAGTGAAACTCCTTTCAAACTTGCTTATGGAACCGATGCTGTCATCCCCATTGATGTTCCGCTTTGTTCTTATCGGATCCAGCACTATGATCCGACTCCAAACAAAGAAGGGATCCTTCTCAACTTGGATTTTATTGACGAAGTCCGAGAGGATGCAGCAGCTAGGATAGCAGAACAAAAAATTCTCACCGCCAAGTTCTACAACAAATGA